The following coding sequences lie in one Verrucomicrobiia bacterium genomic window:
- a CDS encoding nucleotide-binding protein — protein TIKGTGLTVDGSGNPVITGYFAGSLDLGGGLLSVGSYNVFLAKYSPTGAWSWSKNFGGTTTEMGYAVASDSTGNVFTTGSFMTSIDLGGGSQLSAGGFDMYLGKFAP, from the coding sequence ACCATCAAGGGCACCGGTCTGACCGTGGATGGCAGCGGCAATCCTGTCATCACCGGATACTTCGCCGGCAGCCTGGATCTGGGCGGGGGCCTGCTCTCGGTTGGCAGCTACAATGTCTTCCTGGCGAAGTACTCGCCCACCGGCGCCTGGTCGTGGTCGAAGAACTTCGGGGGGACCACCACTGAAATGGGCTACGCCGTGGCCTCGGACTCCACCGGCAACGTGTTCACGACGGGGAGTTTCATGACCTCGATCGATCTGGGTGGCGGCAGTCAGCTCTCCGCCGGCGGGTTCGACATGTACCTGGGTAAATTCGCGCCCTAG